One genomic region from Phycisphaeraceae bacterium encodes:
- a CDS encoding PepSY domain-containing protein codes for MPYRPSLRRTANIWSRKLHRWGAIATLIPLLVVVGTGLLLQVRKQVAWVQPAEERGTGSVPMISFDEVLEAARSAQDARIQSWSDIDRLDIRPGKGLIKVRAKSDWEVQIDAGTGNVLSTKYRRSHIIEAIHEGAYFGEVVRFAVFVPAGVILLGLMITGAYLWVLPLVARRNGRRRRSARARAN; via the coding sequence ATGCCCTATCGACCGAGTCTTCGACGTACTGCGAACATCTGGTCGCGAAAGCTGCACCGATGGGGTGCGATTGCGACGCTGATTCCGTTGCTTGTGGTCGTGGGCACCGGGCTGCTGCTCCAGGTGCGCAAGCAGGTGGCATGGGTCCAGCCCGCCGAAGAACGCGGCACCGGCTCTGTCCCCATGATCTCTTTTGATGAAGTGCTCGAAGCAGCAAGATCGGCACAGGATGCAAGGATTCAATCGTGGAGCGATATCGACCGCCTCGACATTCGCCCGGGCAAGGGGCTTATCAAGGTCCGTGCCAAGAGCGACTGGGAAGTGCAGATCGATGCAGGCACTGGCAACGTACTCAGTACAAAATACAGGCGATCACACATCATCGAAGCCATTCACGAGGGCGCGTACTTTGGTGAGGTGGTGCGTTTTGCCGTGTTTGTGCCCGCGGGCGTGATTCTGCTGGGGTTGATGATTACCGGGGCGTACCTCTGGGTGTTGCCGTTGGTGGCCAGACGCAATGGTCGCCGCCGAAGAAGCGCGCGAGCAAGGGCGAACTGA
- a CDS encoding HIT domain-containing protein: protein MSDSQGPDALWAPWRLTYLESLDEGDTSNPSGERAPSTGCFLADYWRAPDDDIRNHVIVRTDFGMILLNAFPYANGHLLVALGESRGRLLDYEPHQRTLLWALTERAAELMELALAPQGINIGINQGRAAGAGVPQHLHVHLVPRWNGDVNFSTTVGNVRVIPNSLDAMAARYRAVASSQST from the coding sequence ATGTCCGACTCTCAAGGTCCAGACGCCCTGTGGGCACCATGGCGGCTGACGTATCTCGAATCGCTCGACGAGGGAGACACATCGAATCCGTCAGGCGAACGTGCGCCTTCGACCGGATGTTTCCTCGCTGACTATTGGCGCGCGCCTGATGACGACATCAGAAACCATGTCATCGTGCGCACCGACTTCGGCATGATTTTGCTCAATGCCTTTCCATACGCCAACGGGCACCTGCTCGTCGCGCTTGGCGAGAGTCGCGGGCGACTGCTCGACTATGAGCCGCACCAACGAACGCTCCTCTGGGCGCTCACCGAGCGGGCTGCAGAACTGATGGAACTCGCACTGGCGCCGCAGGGCATCAACATCGGGATCAATCAGGGTCGGGCAGCCGGTGCGGGCGTGCCTCAGCATTTACATGTGCACCTTGTGCCGCGATGGAACGGAGACGTGAACTTTTCGACCACCGTCGGAAATGTGCGCGTGATCCCCAACTCGCTCGATGCGATGGCTGCACGCTATCGCGCTGTAGCATCGTCGCAGAGCACGTAA
- a CDS encoding ABC transporter ATP-binding protein: MIELTKLSKRFGPIVAVDGVSLCVEPGEVLGFLGPNGAGKSTTMKMITGFLSPTSGSVSVCGHSATEEPLALKRCIGYLPEGAPAYPDMTPAAFLNFIAEVRQIPARERRKRIDEVRSLVHLEGVMHQPIETLSKGYKRRVGLAQAILHDPRVLILDEPTDGLDPNQKHEVRQLIRDMASSGARKVIVLSTHILEEVETVCSRAVVIARGRVVADETPNVLQARSAMHNAVTLGVEGAVGGFADLLAKLPKVARVETLDCGEESLRCRVYAKGGQLIVSDVRDAAIARSLRVIEVRVESGRLDEVFRTITTGGAA; encoded by the coding sequence ATGATTGAACTGACGAAGTTGTCCAAACGCTTTGGCCCGATTGTGGCGGTGGACGGCGTCTCGCTTTGCGTTGAGCCGGGTGAAGTATTGGGGTTTCTAGGACCCAATGGCGCGGGAAAGTCCACGACGATGAAGATGATCACGGGCTTTCTCAGCCCGACATCAGGCAGTGTGAGTGTGTGCGGGCACAGCGCGACGGAGGAACCTCTGGCATTGAAGCGTTGCATCGGATACCTGCCCGAGGGCGCGCCAGCGTATCCGGACATGACGCCTGCAGCCTTCCTGAATTTCATTGCTGAAGTGCGGCAAATACCAGCCCGTGAACGGCGCAAGCGTATCGACGAGGTGAGGTCACTGGTGCATCTGGAAGGCGTGATGCATCAGCCGATCGAGACCTTGAGCAAGGGCTACAAGCGGCGCGTGGGTCTTGCGCAGGCGATTCTGCACGACCCGCGTGTGCTGATTCTTGATGAGCCAACGGATGGACTCGACCCGAACCAGAAACACGAAGTGCGTCAGTTGATTCGGGACATGGCGTCGAGCGGCGCTCGAAAGGTGATTGTCTTGTCGACGCACATTCTTGAGGAGGTTGAGACTGTGTGCAGCCGTGCTGTGGTGATTGCGCGCGGGCGCGTTGTTGCGGATGAGACGCCCAATGTGTTGCAGGCGCGGTCGGCCATGCACAACGCCGTGACGCTAGGAGTTGAAGGTGCGGTCGGGGGGTTTGCGGATTTGTTGGCAAAGTTGCCCAAGGTTGCGCGGGTCGAGACGCTCGATTGCGGGGAGGAGTCGTTGCGCTGCCGCGTGTATGCCAAGGGCGGACAGCTGATTGTCAGTGATGTGCGCGATGCGGCGATAGCCAGATCGCTGCGGGTGATCGAGGTTCGTGTCGAATCGGGGCGACTGGATGAAGTCTTTCGGACAATCACCACGGGAGGTGCAGCATGA
- a CDS encoding sugar ABC transporter ATP-binding protein yields MTSDAKPLLRASGLCKAYPGVHALRYVSMRLGAGSIRGIMGENGAGKSTLLKIITGAERADRGELFLNGQPICPRSPLEAQRLGIGAVYQEVNLLPSLSVAENIVLGRFERHLGLIDRRACLSRARAALDRLGLDIDVRSLLGSHPVAVQQLVAMARAIDQNVRVLVLDEPTSSLDPSEVARLFKVVRTLATTGVGVLFVTHFIGQVFELCDSVTVLRNGSLVAEHQVAALSRARLVADMIGVDETRAEALGSTRRVSRATQDAKPVIETRGACSISGFGPFDLLLRPGEVVGVAGLLGSGRTELARLVTGADRLARGVLMLGGTSARPRGPRDAIRRGVALCPEDRRHDAIIPHLGVRENIVLALQARQGWHRRISAKRQHEIARTYITSLRIATPSPETPVRNLSGGNQQKVILARWMATNLDALILDEPTRGIDIGAKDEIATLMHQLCAKNLAIVFISSELEEVARDSSRIVVMREGRTVEEIPSDEVSLERIAAALSREVSDV; encoded by the coding sequence GTGACGAGCGACGCCAAGCCTCTCTTGCGTGCTTCGGGCCTGTGCAAGGCGTACCCGGGCGTGCACGCGCTGCGCTATGTTTCGATGCGGCTTGGCGCAGGGAGCATTCGGGGGATCATGGGCGAAAATGGCGCGGGCAAGAGCACGCTGCTCAAGATCATCACTGGTGCTGAGCGTGCCGACCGAGGCGAGTTATTCCTGAATGGCCAACCGATTTGCCCGCGCTCTCCGCTCGAAGCCCAGCGCCTGGGTATCGGGGCGGTGTATCAGGAGGTCAATCTGCTGCCGTCGCTTTCGGTGGCCGAGAACATCGTGCTCGGGCGCTTCGAGAGGCATCTTGGGCTGATCGATCGTCGAGCGTGCCTGAGCCGCGCAAGGGCGGCGCTCGATCGACTTGGGCTCGATATCGATGTGCGATCGTTGCTGGGGTCGCACCCAGTTGCGGTGCAGCAGCTCGTTGCTATGGCGCGTGCTATTGATCAGAATGTGCGTGTGCTTGTGCTCGATGAACCGACATCGAGCCTTGACCCCAGCGAAGTCGCGCGACTCTTCAAGGTCGTGCGAACTCTGGCCACGACGGGCGTCGGCGTGTTATTCGTCACGCATTTCATCGGGCAGGTGTTCGAACTGTGCGATTCGGTGACCGTGCTGCGCAACGGTTCACTCGTCGCTGAACATCAGGTCGCGGCGCTCTCGCGGGCCCGGCTTGTCGCCGACATGATCGGCGTCGATGAGACGCGGGCAGAGGCGCTCGGGTCAACGCGGCGGGTGTCGCGCGCGACGCAGGATGCCAAGCCGGTGATCGAGACACGCGGAGCGTGTAGCATCTCGGGCTTCGGGCCGTTTGATCTTCTGCTTCGACCAGGCGAAGTGGTCGGCGTTGCGGGCCTGCTCGGCTCGGGGCGCACTGAACTGGCCAGACTCGTGACAGGCGCCGATCGCCTTGCGCGTGGCGTGCTGATGCTGGGCGGCACTTCGGCGCGACCGCGCGGACCCCGCGATGCGATTCGTCGCGGCGTCGCACTGTGCCCCGAAGACCGTAGACACGATGCGATCATTCCTCACCTCGGAGTGCGTGAAAACATCGTTCTGGCTCTGCAGGCGCGTCAGGGCTGGCACCGGCGAATATCTGCAAAGCGACAACACGAGATCGCACGCACCTACATCACCTCGCTTCGCATCGCAACGCCAAGCCCCGAAACTCCTGTTCGAAACCTCAGCGGCGGCAACCAGCAGAAAGTCATTCTCGCACGTTGGATGGCGACGAATCTCGATGCCCTGATCCTCGATGAGCCCACCCGAGGGATCGATATCGGAGCAAAGGACGAAATCGCGACTCTCATGCACCAGTTGTGTGCAAAAAATCTTGCGATTGTTTTCATCTCGTCGGAACTCGAAGAAGTCGCGCGCGATTCCTCGCGCATCGTTGTCATGCGCGAGGGGCGAACGGTCGAAGAAATCCCGAGTGATGAGGTCTCGCTGGAGCGCATCGCTGCCGCATTGTCGCGCGAGGTGAGCGATGTCTGA
- a CDS encoding NADH-quinone oxidoreductase subunit B: MGLEAALSTDTILTTQLRRVVNWSRRSSLWPIPFATACCGIELMATASSRYDLARFGAEVMRFSPRQSDLLIVAGRISIKMLPVLQRIYEQMTEPKWVISMGACASTGGVFDTYATVQGCDQFIPVDVYVPGCPPRPEMLIEGVMAIQRIIDEDGIPPKGPDGRRIPLGLAVQPNHQTRAQPVAVSVGRG, translated from the coding sequence ATGGGTTTGGAAGCGGCACTCTCGACGGACACCATTCTCACGACGCAGTTGCGGCGTGTGGTCAATTGGTCCAGGCGATCGAGCCTGTGGCCGATCCCTTTTGCGACGGCGTGCTGCGGGATCGAGCTGATGGCGACGGCTTCGAGCCGGTATGACCTTGCGCGGTTTGGTGCCGAGGTGATGCGGTTCAGCCCGCGCCAAAGCGATCTTCTCATCGTGGCCGGACGGATCAGCATCAAGATGCTGCCTGTGTTGCAACGGATCTATGAGCAGATGACCGAGCCGAAGTGGGTGATCTCGATGGGTGCGTGTGCTTCGACCGGCGGCGTGTTTGATACATACGCGACGGTGCAGGGGTGCGACCAGTTCATTCCGGTGGATGTGTATGTGCCGGGTTGTCCGCCGAGGCCTGAGATGCTGATTGAAGGCGTGATGGCGATTCAGCGGATCATCGACGAGGATGGGATTCCGCCAAAGGGTCCGGACGGCCGGCGCATTCCTCTGGGTCTGGCGGTGCAGCCGAACCATCAGACGCGTGCTCAGCCGGTGGCGGTTTCGGTCGGACGTGGATGA
- a CDS encoding NAD(P)-dependent oxidoreductase — protein MRVALTGISGFIGSRIARRLVEGGHSVVGMVRESSTRDHIRPLVERLVVGDQADETIWQELYEDCDAVIHNSVDWGPLRAGYDQKGGLRTHFRQNLLASLRLLELSHPRQFVYISSIAVHHEMRPRWNGKPDEDHPLRPGTPYGAFKAAVEAHLWAEHYSRGRHTCALRPCGVYGIDPKLDRSHGFAIVRQLIEERRYNKSGGGKFVHVDDVAHAAVAVLGNKDAAGKPYNLADCYARWSDWAKMAAEILKIRPEIMVTSPAEPENTFDKAAAEGLGVRLDRGLGGIAKHLEELIVEMSRLGLDR, from the coding sequence ATGCGTGTGGCGCTGACAGGGATCAGTGGTTTCATAGGCTCGCGTATTGCGCGGCGACTGGTCGAGGGCGGCCATTCGGTGGTTGGGATGGTTCGTGAATCAAGCACGCGCGATCACATTCGTCCTCTGGTTGAGCGGCTGGTGGTGGGGGACCAGGCAGACGAAACGATCTGGCAGGAGTTGTATGAGGACTGCGATGCGGTGATTCACAACTCGGTCGATTGGGGACCATTGCGGGCGGGGTATGACCAGAAGGGCGGGCTTCGGACGCATTTTCGCCAGAATCTGCTTGCTTCGCTGCGGCTGCTCGAGTTGAGCCATCCTCGGCAGTTTGTGTATATCAGTTCGATTGCGGTGCATCACGAGATGCGCCCGCGATGGAACGGAAAGCCCGATGAGGACCATCCGCTGCGTCCGGGAACGCCGTATGGCGCGTTCAAGGCGGCGGTGGAGGCGCATCTGTGGGCTGAGCACTATTCGCGTGGGCGGCACACGTGCGCGCTTCGACCTTGCGGCGTGTATGGCATCGATCCGAAGCTGGACCGGTCGCACGGGTTTGCGATCGTTCGTCAGCTCATCGAAGAGCGGCGCTACAACAAATCAGGCGGGGGCAAGTTTGTTCATGTTGATGATGTTGCCCATGCGGCAGTGGCGGTGCTCGGGAACAAGGATGCAGCGGGCAAGCCTTACAATCTTGCCGACTGCTACGCGCGTTGGTCGGACTGGGCGAAGATGGCGGCGGAGATCTTGAAGATCAGGCCTGAGATCATGGTGACGAGCCCGGCCGAGCCTGAGAATACGTTTGACAAGGCGGCGGCTGAGGGGCTCGGTGTGCGGCTTGATCGAGGGCTCGGCGGGATTGCCAAGCACCTGGAAGAATTGATCGTCGAGATGTCGCGACTTGGGCTAGACCGTTGA
- a CDS encoding ACT domain-containing protein, giving the protein MHSSRLTEFCIYLAQKPGQLAGLLEAAAAAGVYVSGLCVSEYRDRGLVRLVGEPEDALRHVCESLVESGLGPVVESPVLAIDVENRPGALRDVACCLADARVNIQYVFLTTPANGHPSRAVMRVDDLDRAVSAIADLEWPTRVDSNGGKSGESVPFNA; this is encoded by the coding sequence ATGCATTCCTCGCGTCTGACTGAGTTCTGTATCTATCTGGCCCAGAAGCCCGGGCAACTGGCGGGACTTCTTGAGGCGGCGGCTGCGGCCGGGGTGTATGTGTCGGGGTTGTGCGTGTCGGAGTATCGGGATCGCGGGCTTGTGAGGCTCGTGGGGGAGCCCGAGGACGCGCTGCGGCATGTGTGCGAGTCGCTGGTGGAATCGGGGCTTGGACCTGTGGTCGAGAGCCCGGTGCTGGCGATTGATGTCGAGAACAGGCCTGGCGCGCTGCGCGATGTGGCGTGCTGTCTTGCAGATGCGAGAGTGAATATCCAGTATGTATTCCTCACGACTCCAGCCAATGGGCACCCGAGCCGGGCTGTGATGCGGGTCGATGATCTGGACCGTGCGGTGAGTGCAATTGCGGATCTGGAGTGGCCGACACGGGTGGATTCGAATGGCGGCAAGTCGGGCGAATCGGTGCCGTTCAACGCGTAG
- a CDS encoding histone H1-like repetitive region-containing protein, which produces MATSSKNTSRTRRTSGRKLASKPKARKTTARKTAKKSTAKKSTARKATSKKPTARKSTAKKATTRKSTAKRTTAKKATARKSTAKKSTAKKSTAGRKRTTAKKTWAKKTTARKSTAKKSTARKSAARKTARKTAARKPIAGRISRSRSSTSRARRAA; this is translated from the coding sequence ATGGCAACCTCAAGCAAGAACACAAGCCGAACGCGACGCACTTCGGGGCGAAAACTCGCCAGCAAGCCGAAAGCAAGGAAGACGACGGCCCGCAAGACCGCCAAGAAGAGCACCGCCAAGAAGTCCACCGCTCGCAAGGCCACGAGCAAGAAGCCGACCGCCCGCAAGTCCACAGCGAAAAAGGCCACGACCAGGAAGTCGACCGCCAAGCGGACCACTGCTAAGAAGGCGACTGCCCGCAAGTCGACCGCGAAGAAGTCCACAGCCAAGAAGTCGACCGCTGGTCGCAAGCGCACGACCGCGAAGAAGACCTGGGCCAAGAAGACGACCGCTCGTAAAAGCACGGCCAAGAAGAGCACTGCTCGCAAGTCGGCAGCCCGCAAGACGGCCCGCAAGACCGCTGCCCGCAAGCCGATTGCAGGGCGCATCAGCCGCAGCCGCTCATCGACCAGCCGCGCCCGCCGGGCTGCGTGA
- a CDS encoding ABC transporter permease, with amino-acid sequence MSDKPVMVARRAVPRIVWPICALVALLAFNAVWTPGFFSVGLRDMRLTGSLVDVLSNGSIIVMLAVGMTLVIATRGIDLSVGAVMAIAAAAAAVLTTSAGAPGWVAILAALGLGVAAGLWNGALVAFVGIQPIVATLILMVAGRGAAQLLTNGQIVTFSDPVLVAIDSATVYGIPLPIVLAAGLVTAVALLARRTGFALMVESTGESESAARLAGVPVVSIRLWCYGLCGLCAAFAGLLAASDIRAADANNVGLYLELDAILAVVLGGTALAGGKFSIAGSVIGAIFIQALTTTLLMQSINPSAMLAVKAAAVLVVCLMLSSRFRFLVRRCCGTFWRRAPQ; translated from the coding sequence ATGTCTGACAAGCCGGTCATGGTCGCTCGCCGCGCGGTTCCTCGTATTGTGTGGCCGATCTGCGCGCTGGTCGCGCTCCTGGCGTTCAATGCAGTCTGGACGCCCGGGTTCTTTTCGGTCGGCCTGCGCGACATGAGGCTGACAGGTTCGCTTGTTGACGTGCTGAGCAATGGCTCGATCATTGTGATGCTGGCGGTCGGCATGACGCTGGTCATCGCGACGCGAGGGATCGATCTTTCGGTCGGGGCTGTGATGGCGATTGCCGCTGCTGCCGCTGCGGTTCTGACAACAAGTGCGGGCGCTCCGGGTTGGGTTGCGATTCTCGCAGCACTTGGCCTGGGCGTTGCCGCGGGGCTTTGGAACGGAGCGCTCGTCGCGTTTGTCGGCATCCAGCCGATCGTTGCGACCCTCATTCTCATGGTCGCCGGACGCGGCGCGGCGCAGTTGCTCACCAATGGGCAGATCGTCACGTTCTCCGACCCTGTACTTGTTGCGATCGACAGCGCGACGGTGTACGGCATTCCGCTCCCGATTGTTCTTGCCGCCGGGCTGGTCACTGCCGTCGCGCTCCTTGCGCGTCGCACGGGCTTTGCACTCATGGTCGAGAGCACTGGCGAGAGTGAGTCGGCGGCCAGGCTTGCCGGCGTGCCGGTTGTGTCCATTCGGTTGTGGTGCTATGGCCTGTGCGGTTTGTGCGCCGCATTCGCCGGGCTCCTCGCCGCGTCCGACATCCGGGCGGCCGATGCCAACAACGTCGGGTTGTACCTCGAACTCGATGCGATTCTCGCGGTTGTTCTGGGCGGGACGGCTCTGGCTGGCGGCAAGTTCTCGATCGCGGGTTCGGTCATCGGGGCGATCTTCATTCAAGCGCTCACCACCACGCTCCTCATGCAGAGTATCAATCCGAGTGCGATGCTTGCGGTCAAAGCAGCTGCTGTGCTTGTGGTGTGCCTCATGCTGTCATCCAGGTTTCGGTTCCTTGTGCGGCGTTGCTGTGGCACCTTCTGGCGGAGGGCGCCGCAATGA
- a CDS encoding 3-deoxy-7-phosphoheptulonate synthase, whose protein sequence is MSESWSPQSWRAKLMAQQIVYQDRDAVARATEKLASLPPLVTSWEIERLKAEIAQAQQGHRFILQGGDCAETLADCRPEVITNKLKILLQMSLVLVHGLQKPVTRVGRIAGQYAKPRSSTLEQGIFEGQTLELPSYFGDLVNEAEFSPQARTPNPHLMVRAYQHAAMTLNFIRSLAEGGFADLHHPEYWNLRFFSHASLPAHRREQYEQMTRTLADGLRFMEALGERAIEDMTRVEFFTSHEGLNLIYESAQTRRVPRRTGFYDLTTHLPWIGERTRDLDGAHIEFFRGIANPVGVKIGPKTTPDDLVKLLDVLNPAEEPGKMVLIARMGQANVERALPALLDRVRAEGRCVLWMCDPMHGNGIKTRTGIKTRSFDAIAQELALSVRVHKEAGTTLGGVHFELTGEDVTECVGGAAGVGEDDLTLNYSSVCDPRLNYQQALELAFILAHELGNSLDAGGE, encoded by the coding sequence ATGTCTGAGTCCTGGTCACCTCAATCCTGGCGCGCCAAACTCATGGCCCAGCAGATCGTCTACCAGGATCGCGATGCCGTCGCACGCGCCACCGAGAAACTCGCCTCGCTCCCCCCGCTGGTCACCAGTTGGGAGATCGAACGACTCAAAGCCGAGATCGCTCAGGCCCAGCAAGGCCACCGCTTCATCCTGCAGGGGGGCGACTGCGCCGAAACCCTCGCCGACTGTCGGCCCGAGGTCATCACCAACAAACTCAAGATCCTCCTTCAAATGTCTCTCGTCCTCGTGCATGGTCTCCAAAAACCCGTCACCCGCGTGGGACGCATTGCTGGCCAATACGCCAAACCTCGCTCAAGCACCCTTGAACAGGGAATATTTGAAGGCCAGACCCTCGAACTCCCCAGTTACTTCGGCGACCTGGTCAACGAAGCCGAGTTCTCGCCGCAAGCCCGCACCCCAAACCCTCACCTCATGGTCCGCGCCTACCAGCACGCCGCCATGACTCTGAACTTCATCCGCTCGTTGGCGGAAGGCGGTTTTGCTGACCTCCACCACCCTGAATACTGGAATCTCAGGTTTTTCAGCCATGCAAGTCTCCCGGCACACCGCCGCGAGCAGTACGAGCAGATGACCCGCACCCTCGCCGATGGGCTTCGGTTCATGGAAGCGCTCGGCGAGCGGGCCATCGAAGACATGACCCGAGTCGAGTTCTTCACCAGCCACGAAGGGCTCAATCTCATCTACGAAAGTGCCCAGACTCGCCGCGTCCCACGGCGTACGGGGTTCTACGACCTCACGACCCATCTCCCCTGGATCGGGGAGCGCACACGCGACCTCGACGGGGCGCACATCGAGTTCTTCCGAGGCATCGCCAATCCGGTTGGGGTCAAGATCGGACCCAAAACGACTCCAGACGATCTTGTAAAGCTACTCGATGTCCTGAATCCCGCCGAAGAGCCTGGCAAAATGGTGCTCATCGCCCGCATGGGGCAGGCCAATGTTGAGCGGGCGCTTCCCGCGCTGCTCGACCGCGTTCGTGCCGAGGGCCGATGTGTGCTGTGGATGTGCGATCCGATGCATGGCAACGGGATCAAGACCCGCACCGGTATCAAGACGCGCAGTTTCGACGCCATCGCCCAGGAACTCGCGTTGTCGGTCCGGGTTCATAAGGAAGCGGGTACCACTCTTGGGGGGGTCCATTTCGAGTTGACCGGCGAAGACGTCACCGAGTGCGTCGGCGGAGCTGCAGGGGTCGGAGAAGATGACCTGACGCTGAACTATTCCTCCGTGTGCGACCCGAGGCTGAACTACCAGCAAGCCTTGGAATTGGCGTTCATCCTCGCGCACGAACTGGGCAACTCGCTCGACGCTGGTGGCGAATGA